One part of the Rutidosis leptorrhynchoides isolate AG116_Rl617_1_P2 chromosome 1, CSIRO_AGI_Rlap_v1, whole genome shotgun sequence genome encodes these proteins:
- the LOC139894780 gene encoding fatty-acid-binding protein 3, chloroplastic, protein MIGVTIGAIPRSVWLLPHNKFVSINPNSSQTHTNRTHFTKRIRISPKKFTPFHLTSFSTKAAAVSSGHSECAEEPATKVKFQTSLSLPGCSTTLSLIGTGFREKVFAIIGVKVYAAGLYLNPSILDKLEAWKGRKAAEIQDDSSLFDLIYQDSLEKTLQIVLVRDIDGKTFWDALDEAISPRIKSPSAIDKTALSKFRGIFQDRPLKKGNSIFLTWVGPSKIMIHFSAEGIPKAVEATIESENVTVSLFDVFFGRTPVSPTLKASISNTLASFLK, encoded by the exons ATGATAGGAGTAACAATTGGAGCAATTCCCAGATCAGTGTGGCTTCTTCCCCACAACAAATTTGTATCCATAAATCCAAATTCAAGTCAAACTCATACAAATAGAACACATTTTACAAAAAGAATAAGAATTTCTCCAAAAAAGTTCACCCCTTTTCACCTCACATCCTTCTCAACTAAGGCTGCTGCTGTTTCTTCAG gacatAGTGAGTGTGCTGAAGAGCCTGCAACAAAAGTCAAATTTCAGACATCATTAAGTCTTCCTGGTTGCTCAACTACCTTATCTTTGATAGGAACAG gattcagagAAAAAGTTTTTGCAATAATAGGTGTTAAGGTATATGCAGCAGGGCTATATCTAAACCCTTCTATCTTGGATAAACTTGAAGCGTGGAAAGGACGAAAAGCAGCTGAGATTCAAGACGATTCTTCGTTGTTTGACTTAATATATCAAG ATTCTTTAGAGAAAACATTGCAAATAGTTTTAGTCAGAGATATTGATGGGAAGACTTTCTGGGATGCACTTGACGAAGCCATTTCGCCACGAATTAAGTCACCCAGTGCAATTGACAAAACAGCTCTTTCAAAGTTCCGTGGAATCTTTCAAGATCGGCCACTAAAGAAAGGAAATTCCATATTTTTGACTTGGGTTGGACCCTCCAAAATTATG ATTCACTTTTCTGCTGAAGGGATACCAAAGGCTGTAGAAGCTACAATTGAATCAGAAAATGTGACAGTCTCCTTATTTGATGTATTCTTTGGACGTACGCCTGTTTCCCCTACCTTAAAAGCTTCAATCAGCAACACCTTGGCTTCATTTCTCAAGTGA